DNA sequence from the Methanococcus maripaludis genome:
TGGTTATTTTAACTAATTTAAGCTAAATAATTTAAAAAATAAAAATTATTTCAATTATTTTTGTAATTTAATGTTTATTGCCATTAATCCTTGCAAACTTTTACTATTTCTTTAACTAAATCTTTTTGAATTCTTCCTGCATTTCTATCTCCTTGTGTACATGCAGCACCCCTAACACCTACAATGTCGCATCCTATTTCTTTTAACATTGGAATTTCTTCAATTTTAATTGAACCTGCAAGAGCACATTTCATTCCATATTTATGTGTTTCTTCAACAAATTCTTTGAGTAAATCTAAGTCCATGTGATCAAAAAGTGTTTTTCCATCTTTTACTGCAGTATCTAACATTGCAACGTCGCATCCTGCATCCCTTGCAACTTTTGGAATAACTAATGGATCAACTGCACCTACCCGATAAGCATCAGCATATCCTGCAGCTACAACAATTTTGTTTTCCCCTGCATCTTTTACCGCTTTTGTAACATTTTTCATTACATCAAGTGCTTCTTGGTACGACCTTGTACCGTAAAGTCCAACTTTGATATAATCAGCACCACTTACTGTTGCCCCTAGTGCTGCAAGTGTAACGGTTCCCGGTTTATATGGAACATCGCCTATTGCAGCACTTACAAGCATTCCTTTTGGTGTTGCTTCTCTTGTTTCTTTGATTACCCATGGAAAATTTGCACCTAATGAACCTTCAGGCGGGTTTTTAACATCAATAATATCAGCACCACCTTCAATTGCTTCGTAGGCTTCAGCAACGTCTTTAGGACTTACAAGAAGTATCATAATTTCACCCAGTGATTTCCGAATTTTACCTAAGATTATAAATATGTATTCATAGTTATTCTATCTGATTTATAATATCCAAAATTATTTAATGTATAAAAATTTAACGATTTGTATATTGTATTAATCTCTTAACAAGTAAAATTTACAAATACCTGTGATTTAACCTACAGGCAAACTATACTATATTTACTGGGTGTTAATATGGAAATTTCCCTTGTAATAGGGTACATATCCCTTTTATTTATTATCGGATCATTTATAGCCAAACTTGCTGATAGAATAGGTATCCCTGATATCCCATTACTATTGATTACAGGTTTGCTCATAGGCCCAGTATTAGGATTAATATCTCCAATTTATGCTCAAACAATTTTTTCTTTTGTTGGAACTATTGGTCTTATAATTCTTTTGCTTGTTGGCGCCTTTGAAATGAGATGGATTGTTTTAAAAAGAGTTTTAAAAACCGTTTTGAAACTCGACACTATTGGGCTGGTTATTTCACTTTTAATTTCTGGAATAATATTTAGTTTTATATATGCACTGCCTTTCACAAACCCGATTGGATTTATTTATGGTGCTGTAAACTGTGCAACGGACCCTGCAACACTTATACCAATATTTTCGAAATCAGATGTTGATCCAAAAATTGCAGTAACGCTTGAAGCAGAAAGTGTATTTAACGACCCCCTTGGTATTGTTGCAACAACACTAACTCTTTCATCACTTGGACTTAGTAAAAGTGTAAATCCAATTCTTGATTTTGTTATGTTAGCATTTGGAGGCCTTGCTTTAGGTTACGTTGGAGGAAAAATATTTGAATTTGTAGTTTCAAAAGATGAATTTGGAGAATATATTGCACCATTAGGTGTTGGATCTGCAATGGCCCTATGGTTCTTTGGAGAAGACGTTGCCCCCCATTTTTTAGGATACGGACTGAGTGGTTACATGGCTGTTGCTATTATGGGTCTTTACATTGGAAACGTAGTAACTAAAAAGCCTAAAAACTCAAAAGATATGCACAAAATGGCAGAATTCTGTACAGACCTTTCATCACTTACTAGAATATTGATATTTGTATTTTTAGGTGCAAGCATAAGCTTACCCCTCCTAAAAAGCTTTGGAATTTACGGTCTTCTTTGTGCTATCGGCACATTATTTATTGCAAGGCCAATAGGTGTTTTTATTGCAACTGCAATTCCACCTGTAAGTTCACTAAAAGAAAGAATTTATTTTGCGCTTGAAGGCCCCAGAGGAGTAGTTCCTGCGGCACTTGCGGCAATGATATACACAAATATTATGCACAACCCAGGAATAATTCCGCATTCGATAACGCAATATATGCCCCCCGAAATGATTGCAGGATCAATTCTTGTTGCGACATTTGCTACAATATTTTTAAGCGTTATTGTAGAGGCTTCTTGGGCATACCCCCTTGCAAACAAACTTTTTAAATAATCCGGTGATTTAATGGAGAAACATGGCAATTACGATATTAAAAAAATCTGCGTTATTGGATTAGGATATATTGGACTTCCTACAGCTTCAATGCTCGCTAACCACGGCTATGATGTTGTTGGTGTGGATGTCAACGAAAAACGAGTAAACCAGATTAAAAACGGTGAATTAAAAATTGAGGAACCAGGACTTTTAACTCTTGTAAAGGGTGCAATAAATTCAAAAAACTTAAATGTTCGGACCTCAGCAACAGAGGCGGATGCATTTATTATTTGTGTTCCGACCCCTGCACTTGCAACGGAAGATGGATCCAAAAAATGTGATTTAAGTTATGTGATGAGTGCAGTTGAAGCAATTTTACCATTTGTAAAAGATGGAAACTTAATAGTAATTGAAAGTACAATCCCTCCGGAAACCACTAAAAAAATTTACGAAACACTTAATAAAAAAATATACGTTGCCCACTGCCCTGAAAGAGTACTTCCCGGAAAAATATTAAAAGAACTCGTTGAAAACGACAGGATCATCGGCGGAATAAATAAAAAATCTGCCGAAATGGCAAAAGAAATCTACAAATCATTTGTAGAAGGACAAATATATACTACAAACTCAAACACTGCCGAAATGGTAAAATTAATGGAAAATACTTACCGAGACATCAATATCGCACTTGCAAATGAATTTGCAAAGATATGTGACGAAATTGGGGTTAATGTATGGGATGCAATAAAAATTGCAAACAAACACCCGCGTGTAAACATATTAAATCCAGGACCTGGAGTTGGAGGCCACTGTATAAGTATTGATCCATGGTTTATAGTTGAAAAAACAAATAATGCAAAATTCATACGTGCCGCAAGAGAATTAAACGATAATATGCCAGCTTACGTTTGCAACTCCGTTCTTTCCGAATTAAAAAAATTGGGAATTGAAAAACCAAAAATATCGATATTTGGTGCAACATACAAAGGAAACGTGGAAGATACAAGAGAAAGCCCTTCTAAAAATGTTATTAAAATGCTTTTAGAAAATGGAGCAACAGTTTCAACATATGATCCCCATGCTAGTTATTTTGAATACCCATTAAGCACATTAGATGAATGTATTTCTGGTTCAGACTGCATTGTAGTTTTAACCGACCACGACGTGTTCAAAACCATTAAAAAAGACGATATTGATGAAATATGTCCAAAACTCAAAAATAAAATTGTCTTTGATACCAAAAATATATTAGAACATAGTTTATGGAAAAAGGCAGGTTTTACGGTTAAATTGCTTGGTAATGGGGCATGGTGAATAAATGTATAAAATAGGAATAATTCTTGGAACAAGACCTGAAATAATTAAAATGTCCCCGGTGATTCGGGAACTAACTACTAAAAATTTTTTTTTGATTCATACTAATCAACATTATTCTGAAAATATGGATAAAATCTTTTTTGAAGAATTAAATCTAAAAAAACCAGACTATAATTTAAATATCGGGTCAGGCAGTCATGGAGACCAGACTGGCAGAATGTTAATGGAAATTGAAAAAGTTCTTCTGAAAGAAAAACCCGATTTTGTACTTGTTCAAGGGGATACAAACACTGTTTTAGCCGGAGCCCTTGCTGCATCTAAATTGGGCGTAAAAATCGGCCATATTGAAGCAGGTCTTCGAAGTTTTGATAGAAAGATGCCTGAAGAAACAAACAGAGTTCTTACAGACCATATTTCAGAATTTTTATTTGCACCAACCAAAACTGCCTCGAACAATATTTTAAAAGAAGGAATTTCGGGCGAAAAAATACATATCGTTGGAAACACGATTGTGGATGCAACCATCCAAAACCTGAAAATTGCAGAAAAAAATGAAAAAGTTTGTAAATTTATATCCGAAATAACAAAAAATGAAAAATACTTTTTATTAACTCTCCACAGGGCCGAAAATACGGATAACTTCGAGATTTTATCAAAACTCGTAACTTCAATAAATAACATATCTAAAAAATATGAAAAAAACATAATTTTTCCAATTCATCCAAGAACGCATAAAAAATTAAATGAATTTGGATTAATTAATGCACTTGAAAATAACCCTCTGATAAAAATAATTGAACCTGTTGGATACCTTGAATTTTTGGGTTTAGAAAAAAATGCAGAACTTATAATAACCGACAGCGGTGGCCTCCAGGAAGAAGCATGTATTTTAAATGTACCTTGTGTAACATTGCGGGAAAATACTGAAAGACCTGAAACTTTGGACGTAAATTCAAATATTTTAGCAGGTAGTAACCCCGAAAACATATTAAATTGTATTGAAAAAATGCTAAAATCAAATAGACACTGGAATAACCCATTTGGGGACGGAAATTCTGGAAAAAATA
Encoded proteins:
- a CDS encoding (5-formylfuran-3-yl)methyl phosphate synthase; its protein translation is MILLVSPKDVAEAYEAIEGGADIIDVKNPPEGSLGANFPWVIKETREATPKGMLVSAAIGDVPYKPGTVTLAALGATVSGADYIKVGLYGTRSYQEALDVMKNVTKAVKDAGENKIVVAAGYADAYRVGAVDPLVIPKVARDAGCDVAMLDTAVKDGKTLFDHMDLDLLKEFVEETHKYGMKCALAGSIKIEEIPMLKEIGCDIVGVRGAACTQGDRNAGRIQKDLVKEIVKVCKD
- a CDS encoding cation:proton antiporter; the encoded protein is MEISLVIGYISLLFIIGSFIAKLADRIGIPDIPLLLITGLLIGPVLGLISPIYAQTIFSFVGTIGLIILLLVGAFEMRWIVLKRVLKTVLKLDTIGLVISLLISGIIFSFIYALPFTNPIGFIYGAVNCATDPATLIPIFSKSDVDPKIAVTLEAESVFNDPLGIVATTLTLSSLGLSKSVNPILDFVMLAFGGLALGYVGGKIFEFVVSKDEFGEYIAPLGVGSAMALWFFGEDVAPHFLGYGLSGYMAVAIMGLYIGNVVTKKPKNSKDMHKMAEFCTDLSSLTRILIFVFLGASISLPLLKSFGIYGLLCAIGTLFIARPIGVFIATAIPPVSSLKERIYFALEGPRGVVPAALAAMIYTNIMHNPGIIPHSITQYMPPEMIAGSILVATFATIFLSVIVEASWAYPLANKLFK
- the wecC gene encoding UDP-N-acetyl-D-mannosamine dehydrogenase, translating into MEKHGNYDIKKICVIGLGYIGLPTASMLANHGYDVVGVDVNEKRVNQIKNGELKIEEPGLLTLVKGAINSKNLNVRTSATEADAFIICVPTPALATEDGSKKCDLSYVMSAVEAILPFVKDGNLIVIESTIPPETTKKIYETLNKKIYVAHCPERVLPGKILKELVENDRIIGGINKKSAEMAKEIYKSFVEGQIYTTNSNTAEMVKLMENTYRDINIALANEFAKICDEIGVNVWDAIKIANKHPRVNILNPGPGVGGHCISIDPWFIVEKTNNAKFIRAARELNDNMPAYVCNSVLSELKKLGIEKPKISIFGATYKGNVEDTRESPSKNVIKMLLENGATVSTYDPHASYFEYPLSTLDECISGSDCIVVLTDHDVFKTIKKDDIDEICPKLKNKIVFDTKNILEHSLWKKAGFTVKLLGNGAW
- the wecB gene encoding non-hydrolyzing UDP-N-acetylglucosamine 2-epimerase — translated: MYKIGIILGTRPEIIKMSPVIRELTTKNFFLIHTNQHYSENMDKIFFEELNLKKPDYNLNIGSGSHGDQTGRMLMEIEKVLLKEKPDFVLVQGDTNTVLAGALAASKLGVKIGHIEAGLRSFDRKMPEETNRVLTDHISEFLFAPTKTASNNILKEGISGEKIHIVGNTIVDATIQNLKIAEKNEKVCKFISEITKNEKYFLLTLHRAENTDNFEILSKLVTSINNISKKYEKNIIFPIHPRTHKKLNEFGLINALENNPLIKIIEPVGYLEFLGLEKNAELIITDSGGLQEEACILNVPCVTLRENTERPETLDVNSNILAGSNPENILNCIEKMLKSNRHWNNPFGDGNSGKNIVNIVFGEKKP